The following coding sequences lie in one Sorex araneus isolate mSorAra2 chromosome 4, mSorAra2.pri, whole genome shotgun sequence genomic window:
- the SRRM2 gene encoding serine/arginine repetitive matrix protein 2 isoform X6, with protein sequence MYNGIGLPTPRGSGTNGYVQRNLSLVRGRRGERPDYKGEEELRRLEAALVKRPNPDILDHERKRRVELRCLELEEMMEEQGYEEQQIQEKVATFRLMLLEKDVNPGGKEETPGQRPAVTETHQMAELNEKKNERLRAAFGISDSYVDGSSFDPQRRAREAKQSAPEPPKPYSLVRESSSSRSPTPKQKKKKKKKDRGRRSESSSPRRERKKSSKKKKHRSESESKKRKHRSPTPKSKRKSKDKKRKRSRSTTPAPKSRRAHRSTSADSASSSDTSRSRRCTDHSEDTVPAL encoded by the exons ATGTACAACGGGATCGGGCTGCCGACGCCCCGGGGCAGCGGCACCAACGGCTACGTCCAGCGCAACTTGTCCCTGGTGCGGGGCCGCCGGGGTGAGCGGCCTGACTACAAGGGAGAGGAGGAACTGCGGCGCCTGGAGGCTGCCTTGGTGAAGCGGCCTAATCCTGACATCCTGGACCACGAGCGCAAGCGGCGCGTGGAGCTGAGATGCCTCGAGCTGGAGGAGATGATGgaagagcaggg GTACGAGGAACAGCAAATTCAGGAAAAAGTGGCTACCTTTCGACTCATGTTGCTGGAGAAGGATGTGAACCCTGGGGGCAAGGAGGAGACCCCAGGGCAGAGGCCAGC GGTAACTGAGACTCACCAGATGGCAGAACTGAATGAGAAGAAGAACGAGCGACTCCGGGCTGCCTTTGGCATCAGTGATTCCTATGTGGATGGCAGCTCTTTTGACCCTCAGCGTCGTGCTCGAGAAGCCAAACAGTCAGCTCCTGAGCCCCCGAAACCTTATAG CCTTGTTCGGGAATCCAGCAGTTCACGCTCACCAACTccaaagcaaaagaagaagaaaaagaagaaagatagagGACG CAGGTCAGAAAGCAGCTCTCCTAGACGAGAGAGGAAGAAGAGCTCGAAGAAGAAAAAGCACAG GTCAGAATCTGAATCCAAGAAGCGGAAGCATAG GTCTCCCACTCCAAAGAGCAAACGTAAATCTAAGGACAAGAAGCGGAAGCG CTCTCGAAGTACAACACCAGCCCCCAAGAGCCGCCGAGCTCACCGCTCAACCTCTGCTGATTCGGCGTCCTCTTCCGATACTTCCCGCAGTCG GCGCTGCACAGACCATTCGGAAGACACGGTCCCTGCCCTCTAG